A region from the Nitrospira sp. CR1.1 genome encodes:
- a CDS encoding carotenoid 1,2-hydratase: protein MFLLTLAGLPSLTAQSVATEEAPHAFDMAVPGYHYRFPDDHGAHERFRTEWWYYTGHLTAADGRRFGFELTFFRRGIPPDQVHTLPSRWSIQQLYLSHFALTDLGAGRFYYADKVSREGLGKAGAETGRLHVWVDRWSLLMDDRTTPSHRLQADTDDFAIDLDVVPEKQPVVHGRDGISRKGADAGQASHYYSLTRLATGGQIRIGADTFAVTGLSWMDHEFGSADLGHDVVGWDWFSLQLSDSTELMWYSLRRADGSSDPVSSGTLVLADGRAHPLDAQDLAIQPLAYWTSPRSKGQYPQRWRLTAPSIGIDLTVESLLADQELDTARSTRVIYWEGAVSASGQARGAPVTGRGYVEMTGYAERFTPRL from the coding sequence ATGTTCCTCCTGACCCTGGCAGGACTGCCCTCCCTCACCGCGCAGTCCGTCGCGACTGAGGAGGCCCCTCACGCCTTCGACATGGCCGTGCCGGGATATCACTATCGGTTTCCCGATGACCATGGAGCGCACGAACGGTTCCGGACTGAATGGTGGTACTACACCGGTCATCTCACCGCAGCCGACGGCCGCCGGTTCGGATTTGAACTGACTTTTTTTCGACGGGGCATTCCTCCTGATCAGGTTCACACGTTGCCATCCAGGTGGTCCATTCAGCAACTCTATCTGTCCCATTTCGCCCTGACCGATTTGGGCGCCGGCCGCTTTTATTACGCCGATAAAGTCAGTCGCGAAGGACTCGGGAAGGCCGGAGCAGAGACAGGCCGGTTGCACGTGTGGGTGGACCGCTGGTCCCTGCTGATGGATGATCGGACGACACCGAGCCATCGGCTCCAGGCCGACACCGACGACTTTGCGATCGATCTCGATGTCGTTCCCGAAAAACAGCCGGTCGTGCATGGGCGGGACGGCATCAGCCGTAAAGGCGCCGATGCCGGGCAGGCCTCGCACTATTATTCACTCACCCGCCTCGCGACCGGAGGGCAGATTCGAATCGGCGCCGACACCTTCGCCGTCACCGGCCTCAGCTGGATGGATCATGAATTCGGCTCGGCCGATCTTGGGCACGATGTGGTGGGATGGGATTGGTTCAGCCTCCAGCTCAGCGACTCCACGGAACTGATGTGGTATTCCCTGCGACGCGCCGATGGATCGAGCGACCCGGTCTCAAGCGGCACCCTGGTCCTGGCCGACGGGCGCGCACATCCACTCGACGCGCAGGATCTCGCCATTCAACCACTGGCCTACTGGACCAGTCCGCGATCCAAAGGCCAGTACCCGCAACGATGGCGACTCACTGCGCCTTCCATAGGAATTGATTTGACGGTGGAGTCGCTCCTCGCGGATCAGGAATTGGATACGGCCCGCAGCACTCGCGTGATCTATTGGGAAGGGGCGGTGTCTGCCTCAGGCCAGGCGCGAGGCGCGCCCGTAACAGGACGCGGCTATGTGGAAATGACCGGGTATGCCGAACGCTTCACCCCGCGCCTGTGA
- a CDS encoding Lon family ATP-dependent protease → MFPEPEREPSNRELSGKVQPFPVPERIPLFPLPNVVFFPKTYLPLHVFEPRYRQMVADAAAAGQCIGMALLKEGWEEQYEGNPPIFSVGCVGRLASVQVLPDGRSNILLQGLERYEIHEEFFEKSYREARITLKPRDGSLSLDQALRRYLVRVLDEYLKAEEEASPLHSLIRPDVSDEVFVNSLSTYLDCTPLEKQFLLEAEHVPQQARRLSDLIQFKLAERHGAEGWG, encoded by the coding sequence ATGTTTCCTGAGCCTGAACGTGAGCCGTCGAACCGGGAATTGTCGGGAAAAGTTCAACCATTTCCTGTCCCGGAACGCATTCCGTTATTTCCTCTTCCGAACGTCGTCTTCTTTCCCAAGACCTATCTCCCGCTCCACGTGTTCGAACCGCGGTACCGCCAGATGGTAGCGGATGCGGCTGCGGCAGGGCAATGTATCGGCATGGCGTTGTTGAAGGAGGGCTGGGAGGAACAGTACGAGGGCAATCCGCCGATTTTTTCCGTGGGCTGTGTCGGGCGATTGGCGAGCGTACAAGTGCTGCCCGACGGCCGGTCCAACATCCTGTTGCAAGGCCTTGAACGCTACGAAATCCATGAAGAATTCTTTGAGAAAAGCTATCGCGAAGCCCGCATCACCTTGAAGCCTCGCGACGGATCCCTGTCTCTCGACCAGGCCTTGCGCCGGTACCTGGTGCGGGTGCTCGATGAATATCTGAAAGCTGAAGAGGAGGCCTCACCGTTGCACAGTTTGATCCGGCCCGATGTGAGCGACGAGGTGTTCGTGAATTCGCTTTCGACCTATCTCGACTGTACTCCGCTGGAAAAACAGTTTTTGCTGGAAGCGGAGCATGTGCCGCAGCAAGCCCGCCGCCTCAGCGATTTGATTCAGTTCAAACTGGCAGAACGGCACGGCGCCGAAGGATGGGGCTGA
- a CDS encoding methyltransferase domain-containing protein, with product MDIAKVERVYTNYSGVYDHIFGKIFHESREACVRNLRIRPEENILEVGVGTGIALEYYPKNCNITGIDLSSGMLAKARQRQSHYHLDHVRLMLMDAGKMDFPDDSFDTVMAAYVVTAVPDYRKVVNEMIRVCKPGGRIIMLNHFSNGNKLIAAVEKVISPLCKHIGFRTDLSLNTVLEGTDLHVARKEKVNPMKFWHLVECVNRKGAKSNGNGSLNGNGNGRHGHVS from the coding sequence ATGGATATCGCCAAAGTCGAACGTGTGTACACGAATTATTCCGGCGTCTACGATCATATCTTCGGAAAAATCTTTCATGAGTCGCGCGAAGCCTGCGTGCGCAACCTCCGAATCCGTCCGGAAGAAAACATCCTCGAAGTCGGCGTGGGAACGGGAATTGCCCTCGAATATTATCCCAAAAACTGCAACATTACGGGCATCGATCTCTCCTCAGGCATGCTGGCCAAGGCCAGACAGCGCCAGTCCCACTATCATTTGGACCATGTCCGCCTGATGTTGATGGACGCTGGAAAAATGGACTTCCCCGACGACAGCTTCGACACAGTCATGGCGGCGTACGTCGTCACCGCGGTGCCGGACTATCGCAAAGTCGTCAATGAAATGATCCGTGTCTGCAAGCCGGGCGGGCGCATCATCATGCTGAATCACTTCAGCAACGGAAATAAGCTGATCGCCGCCGTGGAAAAGGTCATTTCCCCACTGTGCAAGCACATCGGTTTTCGTACCGATCTCTCATTGAACACCGTGCTAGAAGGCACCGACCTCCACGTGGCCCGCAAAGAAAAAGTCAACCCGATGAAGTTCTGGCACCTGGTGGAATGTGTCAACCGGAAGGGTGCGAAGAGCAATGGGAACGGGAGCTTGAATGGGAATGGAAATGGTCGGCACGGACACGTGAGTTAA
- a CDS encoding DUF1499 domain-containing protein → MKVLAPCPSSPNCVSTQATDQSRQMAPYRYHQSLAGAKEALKTIVGLLPRTKLVEETERYLHYEFTSFLLRFVDDVEFVFDEGSKLIQFRSASRTGYSDLGVNRRRMEEIRALVEGKV, encoded by the coding sequence ATGAAAGTACTCGCGCCTTGCCCATCCAGTCCTAATTGCGTCTCGACGCAGGCAACGGATCAGAGTCGCCAGATGGCGCCCTATCGGTATCACCAAAGTCTGGCTGGTGCAAAAGAAGCGCTAAAGACCATCGTGGGTCTCTTGCCTCGCACCAAACTCGTCGAGGAGACGGAGCGCTATCTCCATTATGAATTCACCAGCTTCCTGCTGCGATTTGTCGATGATGTGGAATTTGTCTTTGATGAGGGGAGCAAGTTAATTCAATTCCGGTCGGCCTCCAGGACCGGCTATAGCGATCTTGGCGTGAATCGACGGCGGATGGAGGAGATTCGCGCCCTCGTGGAAGGGAAAGTGTAG
- a CDS encoding TIGR00300 family protein produces the protein MSASQETVFLQGHIIDSLILAKVLDTILMMGGAFDLQDVNIGTTREAPSQARIVVRARSSRQLAEILQAIQPHGAAVERDTDCRFEPAPAAGIFPDQFYATTHLPTQIRLDGDWVEVEGMEMDLGICVDPAKARARTLPMGAVQAGDLIVTGREGIRVLPLTRPAERDVFGFMESVVSSERPHQPVIADIAQRMLKLRAGFRQGHPGTKVLLAGGPAIVHAGGREALTWLIEAGFIQALFCGNALAAHDMEASLYGTSLGYGLTAGRSVPHGHEHHLRTINRIRAIGSIHEAVRSGMITEGIMAACVRHDVRMVMAGTIRDDGPLPGVVTDSMQAQQAMRAEVQGVGLALLVASTLHAIATGNLLPATVPTVCVDVNPSVPTKLADRGSFQAVGIVMDAASFLKELARELGWRL, from the coding sequence ATGTCAGCATCGCAGGAAACGGTATTTCTCCAAGGCCACATCATCGATTCGTTGATCCTGGCCAAAGTGCTGGACACGATTCTGATGATGGGCGGCGCCTTCGATCTGCAGGATGTGAACATAGGGACGACGAGAGAGGCGCCTTCGCAAGCGCGAATTGTCGTGCGTGCCCGGTCCAGCCGGCAGTTGGCCGAGATTCTCCAGGCCATTCAACCCCATGGCGCCGCCGTCGAGCGGGACACCGATTGCCGGTTCGAGCCGGCCCCGGCGGCAGGGATATTCCCCGATCAGTTCTATGCCACGACGCATTTGCCGACTCAGATCCGGCTCGATGGCGATTGGGTGGAGGTCGAGGGTATGGAGATGGACCTCGGCATTTGTGTCGATCCGGCGAAGGCTCGCGCCAGAACGCTGCCAATGGGCGCGGTACAGGCCGGCGACTTGATCGTGACGGGGAGAGAAGGCATTAGGGTTCTGCCCTTGACCCGCCCTGCCGAGCGCGATGTGTTCGGTTTCATGGAATCGGTGGTGTCTTCAGAACGACCGCATCAGCCGGTCATCGCCGATATCGCGCAACGGATGCTGAAATTGCGGGCCGGCTTTCGGCAGGGGCATCCGGGCACGAAGGTGCTCCTGGCGGGCGGGCCGGCGATCGTGCATGCCGGCGGGCGGGAGGCGCTGACCTGGCTGATCGAAGCCGGCTTTATTCAAGCTCTGTTCTGCGGCAATGCGCTGGCCGCGCACGATATGGAAGCTAGTTTGTACGGCACGTCTCTCGGGTATGGCTTGACCGCCGGTCGGTCCGTTCCGCATGGACATGAGCATCATTTGCGGACGATCAACCGGATTCGCGCGATCGGCAGCATTCATGAGGCGGTGCGCTCCGGTATGATCACCGAGGGCATCATGGCAGCCTGCGTACGGCACGACGTGAGAATGGTGATGGCCGGCACCATCCGGGATGATGGCCCCCTGCCCGGCGTGGTGACGGACTCCATGCAGGCGCAGCAGGCGATGCGCGCCGAAGTGCAGGGCGTCGGCCTGGCTCTGTTGGTGGCGTCCACGCTGCACGCCATCGCCACCGGCAATTTGTTGCCGGCCACCGTGCCCACCGTCTGCGTCGATGTGAATCCTTCCGTGCCGACAAAACTGGCGGACCGGGGCAGTTTTCAAGCGGTCGGCATTGTGATGGACGCCGCATCCTTTCTCAAAGAACTGGCGCGTGAACTCGGGTGGCGTCTATGA
- a CDS encoding ABC transporter permease, whose protein sequence is MSVVNIEQRHPLVLPHVRIQPAKGLLELDLPSLWQYRELIQILVWRDVAVRYKQTVLGVAWAMFQPVATMLIFTVVFSVMGKIPSDGFPYPVFLYAGLLPWFYISQALSRGGTSLVGEAPLISKVYFPRLILPLSATIAPLVDLLLAFVAFLGLMAWFEVMPTWRILLLPLFAGLGATIALAAGLWVSALYVRYRDVGHILPMFIQLGMFVSPILYPVSKVPESWRAIYALNPVVSVVEGFRWALIPGFQVDFSMVLPSLGIVVVVFIGGLIYFRSMERTFADVI, encoded by the coding sequence ATGTCTGTCGTCAATATCGAGCAACGACACCCACTGGTGTTGCCCCATGTGCGAATTCAGCCGGCCAAGGGTCTGCTGGAATTGGATTTGCCCAGCCTCTGGCAGTATCGCGAACTCATTCAGATACTCGTCTGGCGTGATGTGGCCGTCAGATATAAGCAGACGGTTTTGGGTGTAGCTTGGGCCATGTTTCAGCCTGTGGCCACTATGCTGATTTTTACGGTTGTGTTCAGTGTGATGGGGAAGATCCCCTCGGATGGGTTTCCCTATCCCGTCTTTCTCTATGCCGGTCTGCTGCCATGGTTTTATATTTCTCAGGCCTTGAGCCGGGGCGGGACCAGCTTAGTCGGAGAAGCCCCACTCATCAGCAAAGTATATTTTCCCCGGCTCATCCTGCCTCTCTCAGCGACGATTGCACCGCTGGTTGATTTGTTGTTGGCATTTGTTGCGTTTCTCGGCCTCATGGCCTGGTTCGAAGTTATGCCAACCTGGAGAATTCTGCTCCTGCCGCTGTTCGCCGGTCTGGGCGCAACGATCGCCCTGGCCGCCGGCCTCTGGGTTTCGGCGCTATACGTCAGGTACCGGGATGTCGGCCATATTCTTCCCATGTTCATTCAACTGGGGATGTTTGTGTCACCCATCCTGTATCCGGTGAGCAAGGTGCCGGAATCCTGGCGCGCTATTTACGCACTCAATCCGGTGGTGAGTGTCGTGGAGGGATTTCGATGGGCGCTGATTCCCGGATTTCAGGTGGACTTCTCGATGGTGCTTCCCAGTTTGGGAATCGTCGTGGTTGTCTTTATCGGCGGATTGATCTATTTCCGTTCGATGGAACGCACATTCGCGGACGTGATTTAA
- a CDS encoding ABC transporter — protein sequence MKEYSQEIRALTMRWVRRLSREKFSMLFTLVQPMLFWLIFFGNLFQRAADMQVTQSSSYISFLTAGVVVMTVLNNGLAGGVDLLFDKENGFLERLMSTPIHRTSVILSRFIFVTTITSLQVLVILAVAWLFGVQPVTGLAGVATILLIGMMFGVGLTAISMAMAFSVKSHGDFFSVLGFLSLPMIFLSSALVPLAAMPGWMGFLAQFNPMTWAIDAVRPLILQGWAEALPHVGMVIGVMVLFDAICLYGGARAFRRAIG from the coding sequence ATGAAAGAATATTCGCAGGAAATTCGCGCATTGACGATGCGCTGGGTGCGGCGGCTGAGCCGGGAAAAGTTCAGCATGCTGTTTACGCTGGTGCAGCCGATGTTGTTCTGGCTGATCTTCTTCGGCAACCTGTTTCAACGCGCGGCGGACATGCAGGTGACCCAATCGTCGAGCTACATCAGCTTTCTGACCGCCGGGGTCGTGGTCATGACCGTGCTCAATAACGGATTGGCCGGCGGCGTCGATCTCCTCTTCGACAAGGAAAACGGTTTTCTGGAGCGGCTGATGTCCACGCCGATTCATCGAACCTCAGTCATCCTGAGCCGGTTCATCTTTGTGACCACCATCACCTCGCTGCAGGTGTTGGTCATCCTGGCTGTGGCCTGGCTCTTCGGCGTGCAGCCGGTCACCGGCTTGGCGGGGGTGGCGACGATTTTGCTCATCGGCATGATGTTCGGGGTGGGCTTAACCGCCATCTCGATGGCTATGGCCTTTTCCGTCAAGAGCCATGGCGATTTCTTTTCCGTTCTCGGCTTCCTCTCTCTGCCGATGATTTTCCTGAGCTCAGCCTTAGTGCCGTTGGCGGCCATGCCGGGCTGGATGGGATTTCTCGCCCAGTTCAATCCCATGACCTGGGCCATTGATGCTGTCCGTCCGCTCATTCTTCAGGGGTGGGCTGAGGCCTTGCCCCATGTCGGAATGGTGATCGGCGTGATGGTGTTGTTCGATGCGATCTGTCTCTATGGTGGTGCGCGGGCCTTCCGGCGGGCGATCGGGTGA
- a CDS encoding ATP-binding cassette domain-containing protein, whose protein sequence is MSTVAIRAEGLSKHYRLGAAVQHNTLRDQVMHRLKSLAQWGSGRSEPDPSFWAVKDVSFEVKQGEVLGIIGHNGAGKSTLLKILSRITQPTKGIVDIYGRVSSLLEVGTGFHSELTGRENIFLNAAMLGMRRDEVRRKFDEIVAFSGVEDFIDTPVKRYSSGMYVRLAFAVAAHLEPEILIVDEVLAVGDASFQQKCLGKMEEVSRTGRTVLIVSHNMSIIEGLCERAILLDKGRIAKIGKTQTVVEEYADAIRSQATMVIGARPDRVGLGEILLTEIDLLDKDRHSVASAITGRDVIIRMHYRCAEGKEFRNCRVSISVNGRKGQDLFVLSTDIVDPTPLTLRGTGYVDFILPDLPLTGGAYFLQSYIESNGHAQDWIKNVVPFPVLDADYYGTGNLCPPGWEANGVLVRYRWESSDDLLGSTVPFRARKK, encoded by the coding sequence ATGAGTACTGTTGCAATTCGAGCAGAAGGGTTGTCCAAACACTATCGACTGGGAGCAGCCGTTCAGCACAATACCCTCCGCGATCAGGTCATGCATCGCCTCAAGTCCCTTGCGCAATGGGGCTCCGGCCGGTCTGAGCCCGATCCGTCATTCTGGGCGGTAAAGGACGTCTCGTTCGAGGTCAAGCAGGGAGAAGTGCTGGGCATCATCGGACACAACGGAGCCGGAAAGAGCACCTTGCTCAAGATCCTGTCCCGAATCACGCAGCCCACGAAAGGCATCGTGGATATTTATGGGCGTGTCAGCTCCCTGTTGGAAGTGGGAACGGGCTTTCACTCAGAGTTGACCGGGCGGGAGAATATTTTCTTGAACGCCGCGATGCTCGGCATGCGCCGGGATGAAGTCCGGCGAAAGTTCGATGAGATCGTCGCCTTCTCGGGCGTGGAAGACTTCATTGATACCCCGGTAAAACGGTACTCGAGCGGGATGTATGTACGATTGGCGTTTGCGGTCGCCGCGCACCTCGAACCGGAAATTTTGATCGTCGATGAAGTGTTGGCGGTCGGCGACGCGAGTTTTCAGCAAAAGTGTCTGGGGAAAATGGAAGAAGTGAGCCGAACCGGGCGCACGGTTCTCATCGTCAGTCACAATATGAGCATCATCGAAGGGCTCTGCGAACGGGCTATTCTGCTAGACAAGGGCCGGATCGCGAAAATCGGCAAAACGCAGACAGTGGTCGAAGAGTATGCCGATGCGATTCGTAGTCAGGCGACCATGGTGATCGGCGCCCGTCCAGACCGGGTCGGTCTTGGAGAGATCCTGCTCACGGAGATTGATCTGTTGGACAAGGACCGGCATTCGGTAGCTTCAGCCATAACCGGGCGAGATGTGATCATCCGGATGCACTACCGCTGTGCGGAAGGGAAAGAATTCCGCAACTGTCGTGTCAGTATTTCCGTCAATGGGCGAAAGGGACAGGATTTGTTCGTCCTGTCGACGGATATCGTGGATCCGACGCCCTTGACCCTGCGCGGAACCGGGTACGTGGATTTCATTCTGCCCGATCTGCCCTTAACCGGCGGCGCGTACTTTTTGCAGTCGTATATCGAGTCCAATGGTCATGCCCAGGACTGGATCAAGAATGTCGTGCCGTTTCCAGTACTCGATGCCGATTACTACGGCACGGGGAACCTGTGCCCGCCCGGGTGGGAAGCGAATGGCGTGCTGGTTCGCTATCGCTGGGAATCCAGCGACGACCTCCTCGGCAGCACCGTGCCCTTTCGTGCTCGCAAAAAATAA
- a CDS encoding MarR family transcriptional regulator: MDLPDLKDEPHLKVLRPLVEAYLAFSRADSRHVRSLRLTPSQFDVIATLGDTKGLTCAELSTATLVTKGTLTGVLDRLEAKGLIRRTPVADDRRSTRICLTGKGNRLFRTTFAAHVAFLRPFFQRALSAAEADQLRTLLLRLHRSFQEKPDA, encoded by the coding sequence ATGGACCTTCCGGACCTGAAAGACGAACCCCACCTCAAAGTGCTGCGCCCTCTGGTCGAAGCCTATCTCGCATTTTCGCGCGCAGATAGCCGCCATGTGCGCTCCCTGCGGCTCACCCCGTCGCAATTCGACGTGATTGCCACCCTCGGCGACACCAAGGGCCTGACCTGCGCCGAACTATCGACCGCCACATTGGTGACCAAAGGCACACTCACCGGGGTGCTGGACCGGCTGGAGGCCAAAGGGCTGATCCGGCGCACGCCGGTCGCCGACGATCGGCGATCCACCCGCATCTGCCTCACCGGCAAGGGCAACCGGCTGTTCCGAACGACCTTCGCCGCCCACGTTGCATTCCTCCGTCCCTTCTTCCAACGCGCGCTCTCGGCGGCGGAAGCCGATCAATTGCGCACTCTGCTCTTGCGTCTCCATCGGAGTTTTCAGGAGAAACCGGACGCATGA
- the truD gene encoding tRNA pseudouridine(13) synthase TruD has product MPTPSWLDDTVPYVTASIPALGGRIRSTPEDFCVDERPLYLPCGEGEHLYIKITKRGLSTPDLVLRLSSQLHVKAQTIGVAGLKDAQAVTTQMVSLQGVKADAVAALATDERLLSVEVLGRHRNRLRKGHHAGNHFRLVVRDVREGSEDLLSRLFDELVRRGVPNYFGPQRQGRSGTNFQLGAELLQDAARRNKMPRSKRIWFMNAYQSYVFNQIVARRIETIDRVLLGDWAMKSENGACFPVEQPDVEQLRADRFEISPTGPLFGSRAPWATGVPGDIERAVIAELGSTPDLLSKAGAECGFRGERRALRVRLNDLAWSLDGSVLTLSFWLPPGSYATSVLREVVKNS; this is encoded by the coding sequence ATGCCGACTCCCTCTTGGCTCGATGATACGGTGCCCTACGTGACCGCTTCCATTCCGGCTCTCGGCGGCCGCATCCGCAGCACGCCGGAAGATTTTTGCGTGGACGAGCGCCCTCTGTATTTGCCCTGCGGCGAGGGGGAACACTTGTATATCAAAATCACCAAGCGGGGTCTGTCTACCCCTGATCTGGTGTTGCGACTCTCGTCCCAACTCCATGTGAAGGCGCAGACGATCGGCGTGGCCGGCCTCAAGGATGCACAAGCGGTCACCACGCAGATGGTGTCGTTGCAGGGCGTGAAGGCCGACGCGGTCGCGGCCTTAGCGACAGACGAGCGATTGCTTAGCGTAGAGGTATTGGGGCGCCATCGCAATCGACTGCGCAAGGGGCACCATGCCGGCAATCACTTTCGTTTGGTCGTACGCGATGTTCGCGAGGGGAGCGAGGACTTGCTGAGCCGGCTGTTTGATGAGCTGGTGCGGCGCGGGGTGCCCAATTATTTCGGTCCGCAACGACAAGGACGCTCGGGGACAAATTTTCAGCTGGGCGCCGAGTTACTGCAGGATGCGGCGCGCCGCAACAAGATGCCTCGCTCCAAACGCATCTGGTTCATGAATGCCTATCAGTCGTATGTGTTCAACCAGATCGTTGCCAGGCGGATCGAGACTATTGACCGGGTGTTGCTCGGTGATTGGGCCATGAAGTCTGAAAACGGCGCCTGTTTCCCGGTGGAACAGCCGGATGTGGAGCAGCTGCGGGCGGATCGATTCGAAATCAGCCCGACGGGACCACTCTTCGGGTCGCGGGCGCCATGGGCGACAGGTGTGCCGGGAGACATTGAACGGGCCGTCATTGCCGAATTGGGCAGCACGCCGGATCTCTTGTCGAAAGCCGGTGCGGAATGCGGATTCCGCGGTGAGCGGCGCGCGCTGCGTGTTCGCCTCAATGACCTGGCCTGGTCGCTGGACGGTTCGGTGTTGACGCTCTCGTTCTGGCTCCCGCCGGGATCCTATGCCACCAGTGTGCTGCGAGAGGTTGTGAAGAATTCCTAG
- a CDS encoding MBL fold metallo-hydrolase — protein MIRLTVLGSGTNVHPTRAAAGYLIQTDQTFLLDFGPRTLSNLIKSGVDRHTVTHILFSHFHADHFADFIPFFFDAVIFCKYQGGTRPPLTLIGPHGTATLMRAMMTTFPSFDRAPFRVTVREVSDRSFRIGETRITPATVAHAPKLHCVGYRIEYQNRVVAYSGDSLYCESLVRLCHEADLAVLDCSFPENRPGAGHLHAGLCGRVAQEAGVNQLILSHFYPIAERFDVRRQAKHHFPGRVRMARDLLKLRS, from the coding sequence ATGATCCGCCTCACGGTGCTGGGGTCGGGAACCAATGTTCACCCCACGCGCGCGGCCGCCGGGTACCTCATCCAAACCGATCAGACGTTTCTGCTGGACTTCGGTCCGCGCACGCTCTCCAACTTGATCAAAAGCGGGGTCGATCGCCACACCGTCACGCACATTCTGTTTTCCCATTTCCACGCGGACCATTTCGCGGATTTTATTCCGTTCTTCTTTGATGCGGTGATCTTTTGCAAGTATCAGGGCGGGACCAGGCCGCCGCTGACGCTCATTGGCCCGCATGGTACCGCCACGTTGATGCGGGCCATGATGACGACGTTCCCGAGTTTCGATCGGGCGCCCTTCCGAGTTACGGTCCGCGAGGTGTCCGATCGCAGCTTCCGGATCGGCGAGACACGCATCACCCCCGCCACCGTCGCCCATGCGCCCAAATTACACTGCGTGGGGTACCGGATCGAGTATCAGAATCGCGTGGTGGCCTATTCAGGGGACTCGTTGTATTGCGAGAGTCTGGTTCGGCTCTGCCACGAGGCTGATCTCGCCGTGCTCGACTGCTCTTTTCCCGAGAACCGGCCAGGAGCCGGGCATCTACATGCGGGCCTTTGCGGCCGCGTGGCACAGGAAGCCGGCGTCAACCAGCTGATCCTGTCGCATTTTTATCCGATTGCTGAACGGTTTGATGTTCGCAGGCAGGCGAAACACCATTTCCCGGGACGGGTCAGAATGGCGCGGGACCTGCTCAAGCTGCGGAGCTAA
- a CDS encoding ATP-binding cassette domain-containing protein, with the protein MGLMSRPVAIEVSHLGKTYDKVRAVDDLSFQVYTGEIFGLLGPNGAGKSTTLRILITLLNPTSGSAKIFGLDSVKDADRVRQTIGYVPQERAIDRFLTGREHLELLADLYHLSAEDAARRIPQLLKLVELEQQADRPAKTYSGGMKRKLDIACGLLPDPKILFLDEPTLGLDVQSRLRIWDHVRAMRERGITVVMTTNYLDEADQLCDRIAIIDGGRIKALGAPGELKVGLGGDLVSLTVREQDRVEKLAAAVRDLPAIRAVTTRQNGLDIRVDSPEKALPAILEAANRLTCQLEFIDYHRPRLDDVFIAHTGRSIKDDQPKAEDS; encoded by the coding sequence ATGGGGCTGATGTCGCGGCCGGTCGCTATTGAAGTGTCCCACCTCGGGAAGACGTACGACAAGGTGCGGGCTGTCGATGACCTCTCGTTCCAGGTCTACACTGGAGAGATTTTCGGCCTGCTCGGACCGAACGGCGCGGGCAAGAGCACCACGCTTCGCATTCTGATCACCCTGCTCAACCCTACCTCGGGATCGGCCAAGATTTTCGGCCTGGACTCAGTGAAAGATGCGGACCGTGTCAGGCAGACCATCGGCTATGTACCCCAGGAGCGAGCCATCGATCGGTTTCTAACCGGCCGGGAACATCTTGAACTGCTTGCCGACCTCTACCATCTCTCGGCGGAAGACGCAGCCCGGCGAATTCCTCAACTGTTAAAATTAGTGGAACTGGAGCAGCAGGCTGATCGCCCTGCCAAGACCTATTCCGGCGGCATGAAGCGTAAGCTGGACATTGCGTGCGGGTTACTGCCCGATCCCAAAATCCTCTTCCTTGACGAGCCGACGCTCGGGCTGGACGTGCAAAGTCGTTTGCGCATCTGGGACCATGTGCGGGCGATGCGGGAGCGGGGCATCACCGTGGTGATGACGACCAATTATCTGGATGAGGCCGATCAGCTGTGCGACCGGATCGCCATCATCGACGGGGGACGGATCAAGGCCCTGGGGGCTCCCGGTGAATTGAAAGTCGGGTTGGGCGGAGATCTCGTGTCGTTGACGGTGCGCGAACAGGATCGCGTCGAGAAGCTGGCCGCTGCCGTGAGGGACCTTCCGGCCATTCGTGCCGTCACGACCAGGCAGAACGGACTGGACATTCGTGTGGACTCTCCGGAAAAGGCCTTGCCGGCTATCCTCGAAGCAGCCAATCGCCTGACGTGCCAGCTGGAGTTTATCGACTACCATCGACCACGGTTGGATGACGTGTTTATTGCCCACACCGGGCGGTCTATCAAGGACGATCAGCCGAAGGCCGAAGACTCATAA